ATTGCGCTTAAAATTGCAACACAACCCTTGTCATGAACAAGGATTGTGTTGGCAGATTAGATTAAGTGTCTTTCAGTAGAACGTGATTACAGTTTGATTTCCACCTCGTGGCTTTTTTCGTCTTGTGGCGTTGACGAATCGGCCTCGGTAAGCATTTCTGCCGTCGCCACGGAAGATACGGTGAGTGCCACTGGTATTTGATCCCCTTGGTCTTCGATCACCATGGCAGGCTGGTAGTTGATTCGATACAAAGCCACCATCGCTACGGATGCATTGAGCGCCGCAACAAACCAAAATAAAGCATCGAAGCGAATTGTATCCATGAGTGCCGCGGCGGCAAGCGGGCCAATCATGCCGCCGACACCATTCAGTAAGATCATACCGCTACTGGCAGAAAGAATTTGCTCAGGACGCAATTGATCGTTCATGTGAGAAGACGCCAAAGAATACATAGGGAAAGTAAATGCCCCCACAGCAAACATGCCTATCATCATTAATACTTGACTATTAAGACTGCCACCAAGCGGAACGATAAACGCTGATATAGCGCCAACAATACTCACCCAAAGAATGGTTACTCGACGGTCTTGGCGGTCCGAAAGCTTGCCTATCGGCCATTGCAGCATCATACCACCGACGTAACTGGCACCGATAAAAAGTGAGATTTCGGCGATGTTCATGCCGATGCTCTTGGCATAGAGAGCGCCTAGGCCCAGCAAGGCCCCCGAGGTCACACCCGCTATGGTTACGCCCGTAACACCGAGCGGCGCGGTTTTCACTAATCCAAGGATATTGAGTTTTTCAGGTACATTAATGGTCGGCGATGGTGTACGCACCAACAGTAATGGCACCAGCGCCAACGAGATAAGTACAGACGTCAAAATGAACAGACCATAACCACTAGGCGGAGAGAGGTTTAGCAAAAATTGACCAAGTGTTTGGCTGGCCCAAATTTCGATAATATAAATAGAAAACAAACGACCACGGGTCTTATTGGTGGCAATGTCGTTTAGCCAGCTTTCGGTGACAATAAACAAACCTGCATAACACAAACCTGTGCCCATTCGCATTAACATCCAGAACCATGGATTGACCACAACAGACTGCATAAGAATGGTGATAGAAGCCAGTGACGCAACGGCGGCAAACACCCGAATATGCCCCACATTCTTGACCCAATTCGGCACCAAAAGAGAACCGATAATAAAACCAAGATAGTAGGCGGACATGATTAAACCTGTCGCCGTGGTATTAAAGGATTCGATTGACGCACGAATACCTATCAAAGAGCTTTGCAAGGCACTGGCCATGGTTAAGATGGCAATACCAAAGAGCAGACTCCAGATGGGAAACAGGGTTTGCTTTAACATTCATTGTCCTTTTTACGCGAGTGAGCTGGTTATGTATTTTAAATAAGGTTATGTGGCAAAAGATAAACTATCTAATGGTTCAGATTGATCATTATTTCGGCAGACTATACCGATTGAATTTGTGAATGCAATCACTAATCGAGACTTAAAAAAGAGCACATTAAAACACGATTTTTAGGGTGCGATGGTGTCTCTATATCGGCGGTTAGAAAGTGTTAAATTATGGCTTAGTTTAGCGCTTTTAACCGAAGTATTATGATGAATATCAAAGTGGTTGTTTTAATTATGGTCAGTAACGTAACCAAGTGCAGGCCTTTACCGCTCGAGAAGCGCTAGAACAAAGAGATATTAAATCTACCCAACTGATGAAATGGATAGCGGTTTTTTTTGAGAAGGTGAATTTGTTGATCCACCTATGTTTGTCTCGCTCAATGATTGCATAGAATACGGTGAAAATAAAAAAGACGAACCTTTGCAGATTCGTCTTTTTGTTTTTTACGATGCGATTGGATCCGTTCTATCAGTACCGATTAAAGCGTTTCAGTATCTCGACCAAAATTTTTGCCTAAAAGTGCATGATAGAAATTGTGGTCGTTTAAAATCCCGACACACTGCTCGTTTTTTTCAAGCACAATGACATGATTTGAGTGGTAACGAATTTCTACCGCATCTCGCATGGCGATTGAGGAAGGTGTGATAAAGACAGTGTTGTCTGGCACATTTTCAATGACCATGCTTGGCGTCCAGCGCACGATAGGCATTTCGCCCTGTGGCCCTTGAACTGAGATCAGTTTCCCTTCTTTTATTTCAAGCCAAATTTTGTCATCTATTATGACTTTGTCGTCGGTACAGGCTAATTCTTTGATAGGTGTCATCAATGAGTTGCCACGTAGGACGTTTAGAGGGTTGGTGTGCGCGACAAACTTCTCAACGTATTCCGTTGCAGGGTTTAGAACAATCTGCTCAGGAGCGTCTTCTTGAATGATTCTAGCCGATTCCATGATGGCAATCTTGGTGCCGATCTTGAGTGCTTCATCCAGGTCATGACTAACGAAGATAATAGTTTTGTTGAGACGTTTTTGCAGCTCGATGAGTTCGTCTTGCAGTTGAGACCGAATAAGAGGGTCAAGCGCTGAGAAAGGCTCGTCCATTAGCAACACATCGGTGTCCATTGCAAAAGCGCGGGCTAAGCCAACACGTTGGCGCATGCCACCGGACAACTCATCTGGTTTTTTATCTGCCCATTGGTCTAGACTAACCATTTTCAGTTGTTCGCGCGCTTTAATAAGGCGTTCTGTTTTTGGCATGCCTTGCATTTCTAGACCGAAAGCAACATTTTCTAATACGGTTAGCCAAGGCATCAAGGCAAAGCTTTGAAATACCATAGAAACACGGTGAGTTCGCATATGACGCAATTTGGCTTCGTCACACTCGGCGATATCAACCATGGTGTCACCGTCTCTTACCAGACAGCGTCCACGAGCTATTTTATTCAAACCATTGACGGCGCGGAGCAGGGTGGATTTTCCTGAACCTGATAAGCCCATCAGAACACAAATTTCACCTTCGTTGACTTCAATGTTGGCGTTTTGTACACCAACGACATCACCCGTCATACCAATGATTTCATCACGAGTATGACCTTTATCCATAAGAGGGAGTGTTTGCGCCAGATTGTCACCAAAGACAATATCGACGTTTTCAATTGTTACAACAGCCATAAATTACCCCTCTTTCTTCGCTGATGGTGATTTACAAATACGGTCTAGCATGATCGCAACCAATACAATGGCGATACCCGCTTCAAAACCTTGAGAAATATTTACCGTGTTCAATGCTCTGACAACCGGCTTTCCTAGACCATCCGCTCCGACCAACGCGGCAATAACCACCATGGATAATGACAGCATGATACATTGCGTCACACCTGCCATGATGTTGGGCATTGCGGCAGGCAGTTCAACTTTGTACAACAATTTTGATTTAGTGCAACCAAACGCTAGGCCGGCTTCAATTAATTCACTCGGCACTTTGCTGACACCCAGATAGGTCAACCGTATCGGTGCGGCAATGGCAAAAATAATAGTGGAAATCAAACCAGGCACGTAACCTAAGCCGAATAGAATAAGAGTCGGGATAAGATACACAAAGGTGGGAATGGTCTGCATCAAATCCAAAATGGGGCGTAATATAGTGTATAGCCAAGGCCGATGAGCGGCCGCAATACCAATGGGTACGCCAATCAATACACTAATGGTGGTTGCTGAGACGACTAATACTAGGGTTTGAATCGTTTCTACCCAATAACCCATATTGATAATCAGTAATAGCGCCGCGGTTATAAAAGCGAGCAAACCAATGCTACGGTGTAGAAACCAAACACCGACCAAAATAATGCCGATAACGGCAAATGGGTGAAGCCATTCAATTCCGTCGACCATGGTGATGATCATGGTCTCTAAGGTAATGGAGACTAGATCGAAAAATCCGGAAGCCGCAGTAACCAGCCAGTCGACAAAGCTTTCCATCCAAGCGCCAAGAGGAATTTTATTATCCGTCAGCCAATTCATATGTGTGTTCTCCCGATAGTTCGATGATATAACCTAAGCGGTGTTAACCGCTTAGGTTATGGTGTTGTAGCAAATAACTGATTACAGACCTAGGTGTGATTTTACAGCGTTAAGGCCATTTCCACCGGATTGAGTGGTGACGCCATCTAGCCACGCATCAAGAACAGCAGGGTTGGCTTTTAACCAAGCTTTGGCAGCAAGGTTAGGCTTTTTACCTTCGTCTAGGATCGCGCCCATGATCTCGTTTTCCATAGGCAAAGTGAACGTTAGGTTGGTTAACAGTTTGCCAACATTAGGGCATTCTTGAACATAGCCTTTACGGATGTTGGTATGAACGTTAGCGCCGCCGAAGTCTGGGCCGAAGTAATCGTCACCACCAGAAAGGTAGTCCATTTTAAAGTTAGCGTTCATTGGATGTGGCGCCCAACCAAGGAAGGCGATCCACTTATCGCGACGAGCGTTTCGGCTCACCTGTGACAACATGCCCGCTTCGCTTGATTCAACCAACTGGAAGTTACCTAGCTCGAAAGCGTTTGAATCAATCATGTCTTGAATAATACGGTTGCCGTCATTGCCTGGTTCGATACCATAAATACGGCCAGAAAACTCTTTACGATGTTTTGCAATGTCAGAAAAATCGGTCACCCCTGCGTCGTAAGCGGCTTGGCTAACGGCTAGTGTGTATTTTGCACCAATTAGGTTTGGACCAAGATCTTCAACAGTACCCGCTTTTAGGTAAGGTTCGATATCGGCTTGCATCGTTGGCATCCAGTTGCCTAAAAAGACATCTATGTCGCCATTCGCAAGCGAAGTATAAGTAACAGGAACCGATAGCAATTGTGTTTTCGTTTTATAACCTAGGCCTTCGCTGATTTCGCTGACGACAGCCGTAGTGGCGGTAATGTCAGTCCAACCTACGTCTGAAAAACGTACCATTGAACATTCCGCTGCCATGGTTAAACCTGAAATGCTTGCTATACCGACCGCTAATGCGGTCTTTTTGGTCTTATTTAACATACCCTTACCCTCTTTCTATTGAACTCAAAATCAATGAGCGAATACAGTACCTAGTGCTAGTACTGAACGTGAACTTCTAAAGCATAGAGCAGCGCGCTTTTGTCGGCTGATCTAAATGTGTACGGTATTAATTCTGGATACAGCGGTGTTTAGGTGTGATCCTGAAACACCAAATCTAAATAATTTTGTATTAGCTCGGCCGATTCTATTTTATCGATACCACCCGCTAACGAGCCTCGTAACCACATACCATCAATTAGCGCTGCCACTGTGAATGCGGTGCTACGAGCTTTTTCGATCTCAAATTCTTCTTTCAACACACACACAAGCGATGTTTTTAATCGCTTAGAGTACACATTCTGCAACCGATACAAAGCTGGTTTATGCATGGCTGATGCCCAAAACCCCATCCAAGTCTTAACGACTTGAGGGTGTGTCTGAGACTGACTAAAGCTGGCGTTTACAATAGCCATTACTCTATGTTTAGCTGATTTGTTTTTCGTTTTTATGACTTCTTTGGATAAAATTTCAAAAAATTCACGAATAAGGCTTTTCATGGTGGCTTCGTACAATCCATCTTTACCACCAAAGTAGTGGTTTATGATGGCGGGAGAAACACCGGCTTTTTTGCCTATAACACTGACTGTTGCCCCCGCAAAACCGTATTTGTCTATGGCTTTTATTGCGGCCTCGATGAGCTGAGGTTTTCGTATCTCAGGCATTCCAACTTTTGGCATCACGGATCCTTTTTTATTAAACAGCCGTTTAATGAAAACTATACTAGGCTGATTGTGCAATTTAGGTCAACCCTTGACAATTCGAAAACTTAGATCTCTAAGTAATTTAACTATTTGAATTTAAAGGTTTTTTTGTTGTTTTAAATTTATTTTGGTCTTTTTTTGAAGTGATTGTGTCGGTTTAAGATAAGAAATGAGGTTTTTTTTACCTATTTTGCTATTTAAGGAGATTTTAGTTACCCCAGCAAGGCTTCTCTTCTTAACCTGCTTTAGTCGTGTTATGGCTGGAGTTTGTGTCTAACATTGTGTTAAAAATAAAGGCAAATAAATGACTGGAGAGTTATATAATGGATGCCCCTTTTTCTGTATTTGATACCCTGATTGACAGATCGAATCTAAGCAGCGATAAGTGGTCTAAATACCCTGAAAACGTGATTCCAATGTGGGTTGCAGACATGGATTTTGATTCGCCGGATTGCATTAAAAAATCGTTAAATCAACGAGTTGAAGAAGGTGTTTACGGTTATACTCATACACCAAAAGCGCTAGGGAAAGTGATTCAATCTCATCTCTCACGTCGCTATGACTGGGACGTCTCCGCGGCGCATTTAGTGCATTTACCTGGTCTTGTGTGTGCTTTGCATTTGAGCGTTAGGGTTTTCTCTAATGAAGGTGATGGTATTGTTGTCCCTGGGCCTATTTATTACCATTTAACAAAGGCTCCGTTAGTATCTGGTCGTGAATTACTCAGTGTGGATATGGTTATTCAGAATGGCCGATGGTTGCCGGATATGGCTCAGTTTGAAGCCGCTTGCGCTAAATCCAACAGTAAAATGATTCTCTTATGTAATCCACATAATCCTGGTGGAACGGTTTATACCAAAACGGAATTATTAAGTATTCACGCACTGGCTAAGAAATATGACCTTATTGTCGTTAGTGATGAAATTCACTGCGATCTGATTTTGGATGATTTGCCTCATGTCCCGTTTGCTAGTTTGAATCAAGACGCGGCGAACCGTACGATTACCTTAATGGCGCCGAGTAAAACCTTTAATATTGCTGGTTTAGGTTATGCTTTTGCCGTCATTGAAAATGCCGAATTGCGTCAAGCCTTTAATCAAGAAAAAGCAGGACTAATACCGTCACCCAATATGCTTGGTTTGACGGCGGCTATTGCGGCTTACGAAGAAGGACAGGCATGGCATCAAGCGCTACTGGTGTATTTAAAAAATAACCGAGATTTTCTAGTTCAAAGAATCGCCGCGACGCCACTTAAAATGGTGCATTTAGAGTCTACGTATTTGGCTTGGATTGATGCCTCTGATTTGCAGTTAGAAAACCCATATCAATTCTTTTTAGATGCTGGCGTCGGTGTTTCAGATGGTAAAGATTTTGGCAATTCTAACTATATTCGCCTAAACTTTGGGTGTCCCCAATCCATGCTCGACCAAGCAATGACTCGTATTGAAGAGGCCTTAATAAAACACAAATTAATGTGATTTATTGTGTTTTTAATCATTCAAGCCAGCATGCTCGGGTTCTACCGAACGTTTGCCAACAGGAGAGGTTCTTATGTTGACGTTAGCATCGAATGATTTCATGAAGCGTTATGTCCAAGAATCTGATCCGGTTATGCGGGCAGATTTGTTGGAAGTGGTTGATATGATGGCGTTGATTGCGCCTGAGGCTGAGCTGGTTAGTAATGTAGGCATTCCCTGTTTTCAGCTGAATGGGAGTTGGTTGTACGGTGTGGCTGCGCGGTCAGACCATTTATGCGTGTATTTTTCGGATCTGAGCGTGATTTATTCATTCGCAGACCGCTTACCTCACGTTCAATTTGGGGATGATTGCCTTATTATTTATCAATTAGAGGACATCAACCTTAATGTGCTTGTGGAACTTTTTGGACAAATAAAAGTCCATTTTTTATTGAATAACCGAAAACCGTCGGAGCTAATCCAGAAAAACATACTTGCGTAAGGTCTCTTTTCAAGGTCGTTATTTGGTTAAAAGACATCGTTGAAAAAGGTTCTTTTCACTGTCTGATTTAACGTTTTTTCAATCTAGGCTGTTTGCTAAATGATAGATTTCACTGTTCGTATAGGTGTTTTTGTTCTAATTTTTAGCTCGCTGATTTTCTGGCAATGGTATTGGCCAAGAGCGAGTCTTTTACAGTGGAAGCAGCGCTGGCGCCACAACATTTCCTTGTTAATGATAGGGGCGTTGTGTGTTCGAATTATTCAGCCCTTACTCCTATCCATGGTTGCTCTTTTCAGTCAAGATTTTGGCCTGTTCAGCATGCTAGGTTTGCCTTTCTGGGCGGTTTTCTTGCTTAGTATCTTATTACTAGACTGCCTTATTTATTGGCAACATCGATTATTCCATCGTGTGCCTTTTTTGTGGCGTCTTCATCGTGTTCATCATTCGGACCCAGAATTAGATGTCAGTTCTGCTGTACGTTTTCATCCCATTGAAATTTTATTGTCGCTTTGTATTAAAGCCTTGGCCGTTTGGCTATTTGGTATTCCTTTTGAAGCGGTATTGGTGTTCGATATTTTATTAAACGCCTCTGCCATGTTTAATCACACCAATGCTAGGTTGCCTGTTAAGATTGAAGCTTGGGTTAAGACAATATTGGTGACGCCAGATATGCATCGAATACACCATTCAAGGTTGAGTCTTGAAGCAAACAGTAATTATGGGTTCTTTTTGAGCGTCTGGGACGCGCTCTTCATGAGCAAAAGAAACCATGCGTTAGAAGGCGATGAGAACCTGAAAATAGGACTGCCAGAAAGTAAAACGTATCAGCCCGCATCGTTAAAAGAAGTATTGGTGATGCCTTTTAAGACCTTTAAAAGATCACGCTAAAGATAAATAGACTAATGGCCGTTAGGGGAAGTTATGAGTTATTACGAAGTGAATTTTATCGAAATGCGTATCATCGGTTGTCTCATGGAAAAAGAGATTACGACGCCAGATCAGTACCCTCTTAGCTTAAATGCCCTTGTTAATGCTTGTAATCAAAAGTCCAATCGAGACCCCGTTACCCAGTTGTCACCGTTAGAGGTTCAAGATGGTGTAGACGCGTTACAGGCTCGTGGTTTAGTGACGGAAATTTCGGGGTCTCATAGTCGTGTTAGTAAATATCAGCACAGATTTTGTAATACGGAGTTTTCTGATTTGCAATTATCATCGGCCGAAACGGCTGTCGTTTGCTTACTATTTGTACGAGGCGCTCAAACACCGGGTGAGTTACGCTCACGCAGCGGTCGTTTACACGGTTTCCAATCGCGAGATGAAGTTGAAGCCGCATTGCAATCGTTGCACAGCAAAACGGGTGGCCCCTATGTTTGCCAGTTACCAAGAGAACCTGGTAAACGAGAGCAGCGTTATCAGGAATGCTTTTGTTCTGAGTCTGAACGAGCAACGACAACGTGGTCTGAACCGCTACCTTCGTCCAGTACTGGCGATGAATATACGCAGCAACTTGAAGCGCGAGTGCTTGAGTTAGAAGAGCGAGTGAGAGAATTAAGTGAGCGAAACCAAGTGCTTGAAAATGCCAGTGGACTATAATCTTTTTTGACGTCAAACTTAGTGCGTTTTTTTAGCGTCGGTATACGAAATACTAAAAGATTTTTTGGGCGTTAATGTTTTTGATTGTGTCTATGGGGAGGA
This genomic stretch from Marinomonas primoryensis harbors:
- a CDS encoding MFS transporter, whose product is MLKQTLFPIWSLLFGIAILTMASALQSSLIGIRASIESFNTTATGLIMSAYYLGFIIGSLLVPNWVKNVGHIRVFAAVASLASITILMQSVVVNPWFWMLMRMGTGLCYAGLFIVTESWLNDIATNKTRGRLFSIYIIEIWASQTLGQFLLNLSPPSGYGLFILTSVLISLALVPLLLVRTPSPTINVPEKLNILGLVKTAPLGVTGVTIAGVTSGALLGLGALYAKSIGMNIAEISLFIGASYVGGMMLQWPIGKLSDRQDRRVTILWVSIVGAISAFIVPLGGSLNSQVLMMIGMFAVGAFTFPMYSLASSHMNDQLRPEQILSASSGMILLNGVGGMIGPLAAAALMDTIRFDALFWFVAALNASVAMVALYRINYQPAMVIEDQGDQIPVALTVSSVATAEMLTEADSSTPQDEKSHEVEIKL
- a CDS encoding choline ABC transporter substrate-binding protein, whose amino-acid sequence is MLNKTKKTALAVGIASISGLTMAAECSMVRFSDVGWTDITATTAVVSEISEGLGYKTKTQLLSVPVTYTSLANGDIDVFLGNWMPTMQADIEPYLKAGTVEDLGPNLIGAKYTLAVSQAAYDAGVTDFSDIAKHRKEFSGRIYGIEPGNDGNRIIQDMIDSNAFELGNFQLVESSEAGMLSQVSRNARRDKWIAFLGWAPHPMNANFKMDYLSGGDDYFGPDFGGANVHTNIRKGYVQECPNVGKLLTNLTFTLPMENEIMGAILDEGKKPNLAAKAWLKANPAVLDAWLDGVTTQSGGNGLNAVKSHLGL
- a CDS encoding DUF1801 domain-containing protein; the protein is MLTLASNDFMKRYVQESDPVMRADLLEVVDMMALIAPEAELVSNVGIPCFQLNGSWLYGVAARSDHLCVYFSDLSVIYSFADRLPHVQFGDDCLIIYQLEDINLNVLVELFGQIKVHFLLNNRKPSELIQKNILA
- a CDS encoding YceH family protein, whose product is MSYYEVNFIEMRIIGCLMEKEITTPDQYPLSLNALVNACNQKSNRDPVTQLSPLEVQDGVDALQARGLVTEISGSHSRVSKYQHRFCNTEFSDLQLSSAETAVVCLLFVRGAQTPGELRSRSGRLHGFQSRDEVEAALQSLHSKTGGPYVCQLPREPGKREQRYQECFCSESERATTTWSEPLPSSSTGDEYTQQLEARVLELEERVRELSERNQVLENASGL
- the choW gene encoding choline ABC transporter permease subunit — its product is MNWLTDNKIPLGAWMESFVDWLVTAASGFFDLVSITLETMIITMVDGIEWLHPFAVIGIILVGVWFLHRSIGLLAFITAALLLIINMGYWVETIQTLVLVVSATTISVLIGVPIGIAAAHRPWLYTILRPILDLMQTIPTFVYLIPTLILFGLGYVPGLISTIIFAIAAPIRLTYLGVSKVPSELIEAGLAFGCTKSKLLYKVELPAAMPNIMAGVTQCIMLSLSMVVIAALVGADGLGKPVVRALNTVNISQGFEAGIAIVLVAIMLDRICKSPSAKKEG
- the choV gene encoding choline ABC transporter ATP-binding protein, producing MAVVTIENVDIVFGDNLAQTLPLMDKGHTRDEIIGMTGDVVGVQNANIEVNEGEICVLMGLSGSGKSTLLRAVNGLNKIARGRCLVRDGDTMVDIAECDEAKLRHMRTHRVSMVFQSFALMPWLTVLENVAFGLEMQGMPKTERLIKAREQLKMVSLDQWADKKPDELSGGMRQRVGLARAFAMDTDVLLMDEPFSALDPLIRSQLQDELIELQKRLNKTIIFVSHDLDEALKIGTKIAIMESARIIQEDAPEQIVLNPATEYVEKFVAHTNPLNVLRGNSLMTPIKELACTDDKVIIDDKIWLEIKEGKLISVQGPQGEMPIVRWTPSMVIENVPDNTVFITPSSIAMRDAVEIRYHSNHVIVLEKNEQCVGILNDHNFYHALLGKNFGRDTETL
- a CDS encoding MalY/PatB family protein, which translates into the protein MDAPFSVFDTLIDRSNLSSDKWSKYPENVIPMWVADMDFDSPDCIKKSLNQRVEEGVYGYTHTPKALGKVIQSHLSRRYDWDVSAAHLVHLPGLVCALHLSVRVFSNEGDGIVVPGPIYYHLTKAPLVSGRELLSVDMVIQNGRWLPDMAQFEAACAKSNSKMILLCNPHNPGGTVYTKTELLSIHALAKKYDLIVVSDEIHCDLILDDLPHVPFASLNQDAANRTITLMAPSKTFNIAGLGYAFAVIENAELRQAFNQEKAGLIPSPNMLGLTAAIAAYEEGQAWHQALLVYLKNNRDFLVQRIAATPLKMVHLESTYLAWIDASDLQLENPYQFFLDAGVGVSDGKDFGNSNYIRLNFGCPQSMLDQAMTRIEEALIKHKLM
- a CDS encoding sterol desaturase family protein, encoding MIDFTVRIGVFVLIFSSLIFWQWYWPRASLLQWKQRWRHNISLLMIGALCVRIIQPLLLSMVALFSQDFGLFSMLGLPFWAVFLLSILLLDCLIYWQHRLFHRVPFLWRLHRVHHSDPELDVSSAVRFHPIEILLSLCIKALAVWLFGIPFEAVLVFDILLNASAMFNHTNARLPVKIEAWVKTILVTPDMHRIHHSRLSLEANSNYGFFLSVWDALFMSKRNHALEGDENLKIGLPESKTYQPASLKEVLVMPFKTFKRSR
- the betI gene encoding transcriptional regulator BetI yields the protein MPKVGMPEIRKPQLIEAAIKAIDKYGFAGATVSVIGKKAGVSPAIINHYFGGKDGLYEATMKSLIREFFEILSKEVIKTKNKSAKHRVMAIVNASFSQSQTHPQVVKTWMGFWASAMHKPALYRLQNVYSKRLKTSLVCVLKEEFEIEKARSTAFTVAALIDGMWLRGSLAGGIDKIESAELIQNYLDLVFQDHT